A part of Oryctolagus cuniculus chromosome 4, mOryCun1.1, whole genome shotgun sequence genomic DNA contains:
- the ZBTB20 gene encoding zinc finger and BTB domain-containing protein 20 isoform X1, translating into MLERKKPKTAENQKASEENEITQPGGSSAKPGLPCLNFEAVLSPDPALIHSTHSLTNSHAHTGSSDCDISCKGMTERIHSINLHNFSNSVLETLNEQRNRGHFCDVTVRIHGSMLRAHRCVLAAGSPFFQDKLLLGYSDIEIPSVVSVQSVQKLIDFMYSGVLRVSQSEALQILTAASILQIKTVIDECTRIVSQNVGDVFPGIQDSGQDTPRGTPESGTSGQSSDTESGYLQSHPQHSVDRIYSALYACSMQNGSGERSFYSGAVVSHHETALGLPRDHHMEDPSWITRIHERSQQMERYLSTTPETTHCRKQPRPVRIQTLVGNIHIKQEMEDDYDYYGQPRVQILERNESEECTEDTDQAEGTESEPKGESFDSGVSSSIGTEPDSVEQQFGPGVTRDGQAEPAQPEQATEAPAEGGPQQNQLETGASSPERSNEVEMDNTVITVSNSSDKSVLQQPAVNTSIGQPLPSTQLYLRQTETLTSNLRMPLTLTSNTQVIGTAGNTYLPALFTTQPAGSGPKPFLFSLPQPLAGQQTQFVTVSQPGLSTFTAQLPAPQPLASSAGHSTASGQGEKKPYECTLCNKTFTAKQNYVKHMFVHTGEKPHQCSICWRSFSLKDYLIKHMVTHTGVRAYQCSICNKRFTQKSSLNVHMRLHRGEKSYECYICKKKFSHKTLLERHVALHSASNGTPPAGTPPGARAGPPGVVACTEGTTYVCSVCPAKFDQIEQFNDHMRMHVSDG; encoded by the exons GTGACATCAGTTGCAAGGGGATGACCGAGCGCATTCACAGCATCAACCTTCACAACTTCAGCAATTCCGTGCTCGAGACCCTCAACGAGCAGCGCAACCGTGGCCACTTCTGTGACGTGACGGTGCGCATCCACGGGAGCATGCTGCGCGCGCACCGCTGCGTGCTGGCGGCCGGCAGCCCCTTTTTCCAGGACAAGCTGCTGCTGGGTTACAGCGACATTGAGATCCCGTCGGTGGTGTCTGTACAGTCGGTGCAAAAGCTCATTGACTTCATGTACAGCGGCGTGCTGCGCGTCTCGCAGTCGGAAGCTCTGCAGATCCTCACGGCCGCCAGCATCCTGCAGATCAAAACCGTCATCGATGAGTGCACTCGCATCGTGTCGCAGAACGTGGGCGATGTGTTCCCGGGGATCCAGGACTCGGGCCAGGACACGCCTCGGGGCACGCCCGAGTCGGGCACTTCGGGCCAGAGCAGCGACACGGAGTCGGGCTACCTGCAGAGCCACCCGCAGCACAGTGTGGACAGGATCTACTCGGCGCTCTATGCCTGCTCCATGCAGAACGGCAGCGGCGAGCGCTCCTTCTACAGCGGTGCCGTGGTCAGCCACCATGAGACTGCGCTCGGCCTGCCCCGAgaccaccacatggaagaccccagCTGGATCACCCGCATCCACGAGCGCTCGCAGCAGATGGAGCGCTACCTGTCCACCACCCCCGAGACCACGCACTGCCGCAAGCAGCCCCGGCCTGTGCGCATCCAGACCCTGGTGGGCAACATCCACATCAAGCAGGAGATGGAGGATGACTATGACTACTACGGGCAGCCAAGGGTGCAGATCCTGGAGCGCAACGAATCCGAAGAGTGCACAGAAGACACCGACCAGGCCGAGGGCACCGAAAGCGAGCCCAAAGGCGAAAGCTTCGACTCGGGCGTCAGCTCCTCCATTGGCACCGAACCCGACTCCGTAGAGCAGCAGTTTGGGCCCGGAGTCACACGGGATGGCCAGGCTGAGCCGGCCCAACCCGAGCAGGCCACCGAAGCCCCAGCCGAGGGCGGCCCACAGCAGAACCAGCTAGAAACTGGGGCCTCCTCTCCGGAGAGAAGCAACGAGGTGGAGATGGACAACACAGTCATCACAGTCAGTAACAGCTCGGACAAGAGCGTCCTGCAACAGCCTGCGGTCAACACATCCATTGGGCAGCCATTGCCAAGCACCCAGCTCTACTTACGCCAGACAGAAACCCTCACCAGCAACCTGAGGATGCCTCTGACCTTGACCAGCAACACACAGGTCATTGGCACAGCTGGCAACACCTACCTGCCGGCCCTCTTCACGACCCAGCCTGCGGGCAGCGGCCCCAAGCCTTTCCTCTTCAGCCTGCCACAGCCTCTGGCAGGCCAGCAGACCCAGTTTGTGACAGTGTCCCAGCCCGGCCTGTCTACCTTTACTGCACAGCTGCCAGCGCCACAGCCCCTGGCCTCTTCGGCCGGCCACAGCACAGCCAGCGGGCAAGGCGAAAAAAAGCCTTATGAGTGCACTCTCTGCAACAAGACTTTCACCGCCAAACAGAACTACGTCAAGCACATGTTTGTACACACAG GTGAGAAGCCCCACCAATGCAGCATCTGTTGGCGCTCCTTCTCCTTAAAGGATTACCTTATCAAGCACATGGTGACACACACAGGCGTGAGGGCCTACCAGTGTAGCATCTGCAACAAGCGCTTCACCCAGAAGAGCTCTCTCAATGTGCACATGCGCCTCCACCGGGGCGAGAAGTCCTACGAGTGCTACATCTGCAAGAAGAAGTTCTCTCACAAGACCCTCCTGGAGCGACACGTGGCCCTGCACAGCGCCAGCAACGGGACCCCTCCTGCAGGCACACCCCCGGGTGCCCGTGCTGGCCCCCCAGGTGTAGTGGCCTGCACGGAGGGCACCACTTACGTCTGCTCCGTCTGCCCAGCAAAGTTTGACCAAATCGAGCAGTTCAACGACCACATGAGGATGCATGTGTCTGACGGATAA
- the ZBTB20 gene encoding zinc finger and BTB domain-containing protein 20 isoform X2, producing MTERIHSINLHNFSNSVLETLNEQRNRGHFCDVTVRIHGSMLRAHRCVLAAGSPFFQDKLLLGYSDIEIPSVVSVQSVQKLIDFMYSGVLRVSQSEALQILTAASILQIKTVIDECTRIVSQNVGDVFPGIQDSGQDTPRGTPESGTSGQSSDTESGYLQSHPQHSVDRIYSALYACSMQNGSGERSFYSGAVVSHHETALGLPRDHHMEDPSWITRIHERSQQMERYLSTTPETTHCRKQPRPVRIQTLVGNIHIKQEMEDDYDYYGQPRVQILERNESEECTEDTDQAEGTESEPKGESFDSGVSSSIGTEPDSVEQQFGPGVTRDGQAEPAQPEQATEAPAEGGPQQNQLETGASSPERSNEVEMDNTVITVSNSSDKSVLQQPAVNTSIGQPLPSTQLYLRQTETLTSNLRMPLTLTSNTQVIGTAGNTYLPALFTTQPAGSGPKPFLFSLPQPLAGQQTQFVTVSQPGLSTFTAQLPAPQPLASSAGHSTASGQGEKKPYECTLCNKTFTAKQNYVKHMFVHTGEKPHQCSICWRSFSLKDYLIKHMVTHTGVRAYQCSICNKRFTQKSSLNVHMRLHRGEKSYECYICKKKFSHKTLLERHVALHSASNGTPPAGTPPGARAGPPGVVACTEGTTYVCSVCPAKFDQIEQFNDHMRMHVSDG from the exons ATGACCGAGCGCATTCACAGCATCAACCTTCACAACTTCAGCAATTCCGTGCTCGAGACCCTCAACGAGCAGCGCAACCGTGGCCACTTCTGTGACGTGACGGTGCGCATCCACGGGAGCATGCTGCGCGCGCACCGCTGCGTGCTGGCGGCCGGCAGCCCCTTTTTCCAGGACAAGCTGCTGCTGGGTTACAGCGACATTGAGATCCCGTCGGTGGTGTCTGTACAGTCGGTGCAAAAGCTCATTGACTTCATGTACAGCGGCGTGCTGCGCGTCTCGCAGTCGGAAGCTCTGCAGATCCTCACGGCCGCCAGCATCCTGCAGATCAAAACCGTCATCGATGAGTGCACTCGCATCGTGTCGCAGAACGTGGGCGATGTGTTCCCGGGGATCCAGGACTCGGGCCAGGACACGCCTCGGGGCACGCCCGAGTCGGGCACTTCGGGCCAGAGCAGCGACACGGAGTCGGGCTACCTGCAGAGCCACCCGCAGCACAGTGTGGACAGGATCTACTCGGCGCTCTATGCCTGCTCCATGCAGAACGGCAGCGGCGAGCGCTCCTTCTACAGCGGTGCCGTGGTCAGCCACCATGAGACTGCGCTCGGCCTGCCCCGAgaccaccacatggaagaccccagCTGGATCACCCGCATCCACGAGCGCTCGCAGCAGATGGAGCGCTACCTGTCCACCACCCCCGAGACCACGCACTGCCGCAAGCAGCCCCGGCCTGTGCGCATCCAGACCCTGGTGGGCAACATCCACATCAAGCAGGAGATGGAGGATGACTATGACTACTACGGGCAGCCAAGGGTGCAGATCCTGGAGCGCAACGAATCCGAAGAGTGCACAGAAGACACCGACCAGGCCGAGGGCACCGAAAGCGAGCCCAAAGGCGAAAGCTTCGACTCGGGCGTCAGCTCCTCCATTGGCACCGAACCCGACTCCGTAGAGCAGCAGTTTGGGCCCGGAGTCACACGGGATGGCCAGGCTGAGCCGGCCCAACCCGAGCAGGCCACCGAAGCCCCAGCCGAGGGCGGCCCACAGCAGAACCAGCTAGAAACTGGGGCCTCCTCTCCGGAGAGAAGCAACGAGGTGGAGATGGACAACACAGTCATCACAGTCAGTAACAGCTCGGACAAGAGCGTCCTGCAACAGCCTGCGGTCAACACATCCATTGGGCAGCCATTGCCAAGCACCCAGCTCTACTTACGCCAGACAGAAACCCTCACCAGCAACCTGAGGATGCCTCTGACCTTGACCAGCAACACACAGGTCATTGGCACAGCTGGCAACACCTACCTGCCGGCCCTCTTCACGACCCAGCCTGCGGGCAGCGGCCCCAAGCCTTTCCTCTTCAGCCTGCCACAGCCTCTGGCAGGCCAGCAGACCCAGTTTGTGACAGTGTCCCAGCCCGGCCTGTCTACCTTTACTGCACAGCTGCCAGCGCCACAGCCCCTGGCCTCTTCGGCCGGCCACAGCACAGCCAGCGGGCAAGGCGAAAAAAAGCCTTATGAGTGCACTCTCTGCAACAAGACTTTCACCGCCAAACAGAACTACGTCAAGCACATGTTTGTACACACAG GTGAGAAGCCCCACCAATGCAGCATCTGTTGGCGCTCCTTCTCCTTAAAGGATTACCTTATCAAGCACATGGTGACACACACAGGCGTGAGGGCCTACCAGTGTAGCATCTGCAACAAGCGCTTCACCCAGAAGAGCTCTCTCAATGTGCACATGCGCCTCCACCGGGGCGAGAAGTCCTACGAGTGCTACATCTGCAAGAAGAAGTTCTCTCACAAGACCCTCCTGGAGCGACACGTGGCCCTGCACAGCGCCAGCAACGGGACCCCTCCTGCAGGCACACCCCCGGGTGCCCGTGCTGGCCCCCCAGGTGTAGTGGCCTGCACGGAGGGCACCACTTACGTCTGCTCCGTCTGCCCAGCAAAGTTTGACCAAATCGAGCAGTTCAACGACCACATGAGGATGCATGTGTCTGACGGATAA